Within Thermoprotei archaeon, the genomic segment GACCCTGACTGCCTCCTCCCCAAGCCTTTCAACCAACCTTCTATAGACCCTTTTCGAAGCCCCTATAGTATTAACAACTAAAAGCGCGGATGTGCCCTTCGTCCACTTTGATAGGAAGAGATCCGCAAACTCTTCAGCCGTTACGGTCTTTTCAAGCTGTGGTATCAGCTCCGTTCTGTCCATGTGTTTGAAGTATCTTTCCGGTTCAGGCACCAGTTCAACGCTTTCCCCACTAAAGATTGCCGGCATGGTGGCGGTCATCAATATGATCCTCATGTTAAACTCTTCGGCCAGATACAGCAGGGCGTCGCGCACAAGCCTCCAATACTCAAGCGGGATCGCCTGAACCTCGTCCAAGATGAGGATGGAGCCAGCCAGGTTGTGAAACTTTTTAAGCGGCGAATTTTCGCTCCCAATTATGGACCGCAGAAGCTGCTCAAAGGTTGTGACGACGAAGCTTGATTCCCATGAGTCCACTAAAAGCAGGAGCTTATCGAGTGGAACATTGTTTGATTTCTGTGATGGGAAAAATAGGTGATGGTGCTTCAGAAGAGTGGAGATGTCGGGCTTCCTCCCATAGTAGACGGACAGCACATCCTCCACGCGGGCATAGGTCTGCTCAATTATGTTGATGTAGGGCAGGCAGTAGACTATCCTGACATACCCGAGGCTCTCGCTGACTTTGAGCGCAGCATGTATTCCTAGCAGGGTTTTCCCTGCTCCTGTAGGCAAAGTGATCGTGATGATTCTCGGCGCGCTCGTCAAAACTGCAGCGAGGCGTTTGTCCACATCTGAGAAAATGGACTTTCTGAGCTTGTTTATTTCGGATGAGTTCGTTGAGGCAAACCTTTCTTCAACGTATTTCGAAACAAGGTCCGAGGGAAGCGTTCTTCGGCTGATAGTCTTCACCCCTCCGGCATCTTTTTTGTCCGCGTCAACGAGGGCTGAAAAGAGTAAAAGGGTGGTGTAATAGCTTCGCCACCTCTCCTGCTCTTCCAAGCCCCGGAGATGACGTATGGCCGACTTTAACGCTTGACTGACTTCGGGTAGAAAGTTCTTAAAGTTGCATATGAAATCAGAGATCTCCTGTAAACCGATTTCAGCTAGCTCGTTAGATATTTTGCTGATGTTACTTTTAATAGAGCTTACCTGCTCCATAATCACATGTTCATCAAGCCCGGGAAGGTCAATGTTTTTTTCTAAAAAGTCAAAGCTCTTAAGATTACCGTGATGGGAGTAAACACAGATAAATCCTATAGCGGCTAGGAAAGGGTCTTTCAACCTCCTGTTTATCAGCCAGGATGCAAAAATTGCTGACAGCTCGGAATGGTCCGAAAGGTTGCCCCGCACTTTTACATTTTGATAACAGTTGGGTTTTAAGCGCTTTTGGAAGTAGATTGTGTATTTGCCTATATCGTGGCATTTACCGATGATCTCAGCAGCTTCAGCTATCCTTGGATCATCAATCCTGACGGAAGAGACGTACTCCCTGCACAACTTTCCAACTTCGCTGAGATGTCTCTTCAGCTCAACGCCTGGATGCGAGCAAAAATGTTCACAATCATTATTACATGAAAACGCCGACAACTTTGTCACCATTTAACGTGCAGCTGAAAACCTCACAATCTACCTTGACTTTTATTGGTTTACTTTTCTCTTCATAGACGTAATCTTCTTTTCTTCTCAGTTTCCTATCTTCACTGAAATCTGCCGGTACAAGATCTTCGATATATATTTTCCGTTCATGCTGCGGGTAAATCTTCTTAATGACTGAGATGGGTATCACAGTATGGACTTCAACCTCATCGTTTGGCTTATAAACTTCAGCGTCTACAACATCAACGAATTCCACACTAGCTATATTGTTAGCAGTGCCCAAAGATGGAGGATATGAAAATTTATGTCTCCTTATTCGATCTGCAACCTCATTCATCAACTTCTCATCTTCATGGTTGAAGAATATTCTGAAGGATAGTTGAGATAGTTCACGTTCGCCTGAAACAAGCGTGTCCACGTGCACTTGCATTGATCCCCCAGCTCCCATCAACTTCTTTAAAGTCAGAGGCTTGTCAGTCATTAAGTAATTCAATGTGTTTGTAATATGTCTTACTGGCGATTTCACTTGCAACGCTATCCTGCATTTATCTGAGGAAAAAATAGAATAGTATGAGTCTCTATCGTAGCCGAGTATAGCTGCAATCATCCCAGCGATCGTAGTTCTGGGCGGGAAGGAGTAGCTGAGAGAACTTGTAGTTGAGAAGTGCTTTCTGAAATGCGCAAAAAAGCTCTTCACATCGAAGACTAGTAGCTTCAAGTTCACTCACGTTCTCTCTATAACGGCTTTTATTTCTGCGTCAGTTAATTCATGTGGAAGTTTTGAGAACTTTTCAGGGCAGCAGCTTTTAACAGGTTTTTCAACGAAACTTAGTTCCTCACTTGTCCTCAAGTAAAGCTTGGATATGACGTCCTTGTTCCGTTCTAGGTTGTTGACTAGCTCATTAAAGTTAATGTCCAAGTCTTTGAAATCTCTTATAGCTTCTCCCTTTTGATTAACCACAATGAACCTGCGTAGGTCACCGAGAACAGTGTCAGCGTCTTTGTATTCTATCCGCATATAAAGATGTGGTCTCTCACCTATCTTGCTCCTCGTTGTTGGCTGAACCTCGAGGGCTTTCCAGATAAGATTGTCGAACACTTTCAAGTCGTTCTGAGACATCCCTGTTACTTTAGCTCTTCTGCCGCTTACAACGCCGTAAAATCCAATTAGAGAATAGTAAACGCGCCAGTCCCTGCCTATTGTACCGTATTTTTCAACAGCCCCGGAAAAGACTGATGTTATTGCAGATGTGTCCATGACTTCAACCTTGTGGAATGAGAACCCCCATGTGAACTGAACTGGGCCTATAAATGATTTTGGTTTTTCTTTGATAGTCATGGTCGCTCCGAAAAGCCGCGCATCTATACACCTCTCAAGCACTTTATGAAGACTCTCTTCGTCAAGATTTCTGAGAAGCATTTTAACTCTTTCTTCGGCTGTGACGTTTTCGCCCGCAATTTTAGTTACATAAACATAATTTTCGCCGAACTTTTCGACAATGTAATCTCGGAAGAACCTTTTCAGTCTAACATCAGTGACAAGGTTTATGTTTGTTTTTGGGTCGATCCTCGGCTTATTCTCTGCATCAGGATCGCCGTTTGGATTGCACATTTTCGCCTCGTATATTAACAGGATCTCACTGTTCGTAAGTCCCTCTTCCATCTCATTTTTCACCTCCGCTCGTTATGGCTTGAAGAGTTACATACGCGTATCCGGAAAGTATGTAAAACACATTGTCTATTGGATTCTGAAGCGCTTCTAAATTTCTGTCTAACATTTTTTTCATGTATGCATATAATTCCTCATTATAGGTGTCTAGTAATCTGTAATTCTTTAACCCCTCATGCACAGAGGAAGCAAGATATTTAACTCTTTCAACAGGCATTCCCTCGTATCTTATCTTATTGAGCACGGCTTTATTTTTATTATTTTTGTACTGTTCTATTCCTATTTTTCCTATAAGGACACCAAGCAAGAAAAGCGCTTTTTGCCACTCCGTATACTTCATCATTGAGAAGAATTTTTCAATTTTATCGTCGGGGATTTTGAGCGAATTTGTCCCGTTTTCTTGCTCCATTTCAATAGCCTCCTGCCACTCTTCAATAACATTGAGCTCCCTTAAAAGTTTTATTAACAAATTATACTTTAAAAGACCTCTGCAGAGTGATTCCTCGTCGCTCTTTTCAGTATTTATGTTGTATCCCCTAGTCTTATATCTGTTAATCCTAGCGAATAGAACAGCCCTGGAAATTATGTTTTCCCTTGGGTACATGGTTCTAGTGAGCATGGAATTAAACAGCTCTACTAAAGGTTTCCAGTCTATTTGCGTTGCTTTTTTTAAAGGAAATATTGAGGAAATATTTTCGAACCCAATGTACCATTCCCTAGAGTACTCAGAAAACAATTCCGCTAATTCTTTTGAGATACTACTAGACAACTTAGCCAATTTCAACAGTTCCATCATTGGAACATCTTGAATTAAATATTGAAAGGAGAAGTGTGATGAGGCTCGATATCCGAACAGCAAATTTAAAAAGACTAAGGGGAGGTTTTCGTCTTGCATGAGATCTTCAACCTTTTCCAGTTTTTCAAAAGTATTCACTGCATTAAAAGCATCACTAATTTCTTGGGCGATGTTCTGGAGTATATCATAAGACATACGTGTTTCCATGCCTCTCTCCACGATCCTGAATGTTCCGGGTATTAGGAAGAGATTTAACTCTTCACCAATTCTTGCAGTTAGCTTTCGTTCTATAAAGTTCATGCTCAACACAAGCTTTTTTTTGCAATCCGTACACACGGCATGAGCTTTTAACATGTTTTCGGGCTTTCTGCTTAAC encodes:
- the cas3 gene encoding CRISPR-associated helicase Cas3', producing the protein MSAFSCNNDCEHFCSHPGVELKRHLSEVGKLCREYVSSVRIDDPRIAEAAEIIGKCHDIGKYTIYFQKRLKPNCYQNVKVRGNLSDHSELSAIFASWLINRRLKDPFLAAIGFICVYSHHGNLKSFDFLEKNIDLPGLDEHVIMEQVSSIKSNISKISNELAEIGLQEISDFICNFKNFLPEVSQALKSAIRHLRGLEEQERWRSYYTTLLLFSALVDADKKDAGGVKTISRRTLPSDLVSKYVEERFASTNSSEINKLRKSIFSDVDKRLAAVLTSAPRIITITLPTGAGKTLLGIHAALKVSESLGYVRIVYCLPYINIIEQTYARVEDVLSVYYGRKPDISTLLKHHHLFFPSQKSNNVPLDKLLLLVDSWESSFVVTTFEQLLRSIIGSENSPLKKFHNLAGSILILDEVQAIPLEYWRLVRDALLYLAEEFNMRIILMTATMPAIFSGESVELVPEPERYFKHMDRTELIPQLEKTVTAEEFADLFLSKWTKGTSALLVVNTIGASKRVYRRLVERLGEEAVRVGPNDELPEPAKVVLAYLSTSIIPMERKRRIELLRRLLEERRSVILVSTQVVEAGVDLDFDLAFRDLGPLDSIVQVAGRCNRNWRLPEGKVYVLRIVDENGQEDSRKIYGCILPKITMELIAHKESIKEHELAELMKQYYKDVTYRMNVEKNQYCEDLLNKIKRLNFEKLAHFSLIKEEPKVPVYVEYDGEAEQLLKKFKEVLSAIEKEEVLENVFKLKAELRKLRAEMENYIVEVYESEASLKSLEPITTRANVLRVPREEIPAYYDPETGFKTATREESKFLIF
- the cas5b gene encoding type I-B CRISPR-associated protein Cas5b; this encodes MKLLVFDVKSFFAHFRKHFSTTSSLSYSFPPRTTIAGMIAAILGYDRDSYYSIFSSDKCRIALQVKSPVRHITNTLNYLMTDKPLTLKKLMGAGGSMQVHVDTLVSGERELSQLSFRIFFNHEDEKLMNEVADRIRRHKFSYPPSLGTANNIASVEFVDVVDAEVYKPNDEVEVHTVIPISVIKKIYPQHERKIYIEDLVPADFSEDRKLRRKEDYVYEEKSKPIKVKVDCEVFSCTLNGDKVVGVFM
- the cas7b gene encoding type I-B CRISPR-associated protein Cas7/Csh2 yields the protein MEEGLTNSEILLIYEAKMCNPNGDPDAENKPRIDPKTNINLVTDVRLKRFFRDYIVEKFGENYVYVTKIAGENVTAEERVKMLLRNLDEESLHKVLERCIDARLFGATMTIKEKPKSFIGPVQFTWGFSFHKVEVMDTSAITSVFSGAVEKYGTIGRDWRVYYSLIGFYGVVSGRRAKVTGMSQNDLKVFDNLIWKALEVQPTTRSKIGERPHLYMRIEYKDADTVLGDLRRFIVVNQKGEAIRDFKDLDINFNELVNNLERNKDVISKLYLRTSEELSFVEKPVKSCCPEKFSKLPHELTDAEIKAVIERT
- the cas8b gene encoding type I-B CRISPR-associated protein Cas8b/Csh1, whose product is MLSALKEIGEILLSQGEEFPIEKIKKEDRLVKVIFDLDSGKLEYDCTIECDQERAKEFLWTGNAIGMKPQLVLTTNNPKYLLDPKNKKWAIDQIISEITKKRLNDEDIRKLERILSEVKEKFFSGGKSFQDFEALLSERECPKNNALYTVSIKKDGKLLDLVKEPGYRKFLRYILYEYESEDYPMKLGRCHICGEEKKVLTNPSYPEGTLLIIYNVDKAGFMPELSRKPENMLKAHAVCTDCKKKLVLSMNFIERKLTARIGEELNLFLIPGTFRIVERGMETRMSYDILQNIAQEISDAFNAVNTFEKLEKVEDLMQDENLPLVFLNLLFGYRASSHFSFQYLIQDVPMMELLKLAKLSSSISKELAELFSEYSREWYIGFENISSIFPLKKATQIDWKPLVELFNSMLTRTMYPRENIISRAVLFARINRYKTRGYNINTEKSDEESLCRGLLKYNLLIKLLRELNVIEEWQEAIEMEQENGTNSLKIPDDKIEKFFSMMKYTEWQKALFLLGVLIGKIGIEQYKNNKNKAVLNKIRYEGMPVERVKYLASSVHEGLKNYRLLDTYNEELYAYMKKMLDRNLEALQNPIDNVFYILSGYAYVTLQAITSGGEK